Proteins encoded within one genomic window of Lysinibacillus sphaericus:
- the comGC gene encoding competence type IV pilus major pilin ComGC, whose amino-acid sequence MKHIQQEAGFTLIEMLIVLLIISILILITIPNVTKHFATIDEKGCAAYISMVQGQVEAYRIDFMEYPSLDDLVAKGYLKEQGTTCPNKEKIVITTKGEVQLAKQSSTAEVDGQ is encoded by the coding sequence ATGAAACATATACAACAAGAAGCAGGATTTACTTTAATTGAAATGTTAATTGTTCTGTTGATTATTTCCATTTTAATACTTATTACAATTCCTAATGTTACAAAACATTTTGCGACGATTGATGAAAAAGGATGTGCTGCATATATCTCGATGGTGCAAGGACAAGTCGAGGCTTATCGGATAGATTTTATGGAGTATCCTTCATTAGACGATTTGGTGGCAAAGGGATATTTAAAAGAGCAGGGAACGACTTGCCCAAATAAGGAAAAAATCGTGATTACCACTAAAGGAGAAGTGCAATTAGCAAAACAATCCTCTACAGCAGAGGTTGATGGACAATGA
- the comGB gene encoding competence type IV pilus assembly protein ComGB, which translates to MLQLRAFIDKLQLDYKRTTKWRLKEQAQFIRRLSVLIQEGYLFAQAVSMLLPHHVKNYEEVQQFVDEALKQGKGVIGVFDTLQLAKHYLVAISIAEHNGHMVEALGGVAKQMTLSQETKKKLMKLLLYPVVLIVFLLLLFLLFRTFFFPNIEAMVTSRNDYGTEEQSSIAVSKLLLHVPDVFIVVLFVLTLGSIIFQRMLKRLSVARQLQIMLKIPFVNSYFRLTMTKQFAAYLGSLLHSGFSLQASLQILERQRYQPNVRFLASRIKERVTFGDTLTQAVTLLPVWQNDFATFVEHGEQSGYLGKELVLYSELLLEKQELLLQRLLAFVQPTFFVFIALCIVAAYVSLLLPIYHMIELI; encoded by the coding sequence ATGCTGCAGCTCAGAGCGTTTATTGACAAACTACAACTGGATTATAAAAGAACAACAAAGTGGCGACTAAAAGAACAAGCACAATTTATTAGGCGTTTAAGTGTCTTAATACAGGAAGGCTATTTGTTTGCTCAAGCGGTGTCGATGCTGCTGCCACACCATGTGAAAAACTATGAGGAGGTTCAACAATTTGTAGATGAAGCACTTAAACAAGGAAAAGGTGTAATTGGCGTATTTGACACTTTACAATTAGCCAAGCATTATTTGGTAGCCATTTCAATTGCTGAACATAATGGACATATGGTTGAAGCATTAGGTGGTGTGGCCAAGCAAATGACTTTGAGCCAAGAGACTAAGAAAAAATTAATGAAGTTACTTTTGTATCCAGTAGTATTGATTGTATTTTTACTGTTGTTGTTCCTGTTATTTCGTACGTTTTTCTTTCCTAATATTGAAGCAATGGTGACAAGTCGCAACGATTATGGAACAGAGGAACAGTCGTCTATTGCCGTATCTAAATTATTATTACATGTTCCAGACGTATTTATCGTAGTCCTTTTTGTTTTGACTTTAGGTAGCATCATTTTTCAGCGTATGCTAAAAAGGTTATCGGTTGCTAGACAGCTCCAAATAATGTTGAAAATACCTTTTGTGAATAGCTATTTTCGCTTAACCATGACAAAACAATTTGCTGCTTATTTGGGTAGCTTGCTGCACAGTGGTTTTTCCTTACAAGCAAGCTTGCAGATTTTAGAGCGACAACGGTACCAACCGAATGTACGCTTTTTAGCTAGTCGCATAAAGGAAAGGGTTACTTTTGGTGATACCTTAACACAGGCAGTTACTTTACTTCCAGTGTGGCAAAATGATTTCGCTACGTTTGTAGAGCATGGGGAGCAAAGCGGTTACTTAGGGAAGGAATTAGTATTGTATAGTGAATTATTGTTAGAAAAACAAGAACTCCTGTTGCAAAGATTGCTTGCATTTGTACAACCAACGTTTTTTGTTTTTATTGCTTTATGTATTGTTGCGGCCTATGTCAGTTTATTGTTACCGATTTATCACATGATTGAACTTATATAG